The genomic window TCTATACTAGAGACGACTTTCGTAgttgtaattttgattttttaattttttccacgGTTACTATTTAGAGTgctttggggatgggaaaactaaaCTAATTTTCAGAGTTTTCATGGTAATGCGGAGGTTaagtaaggttaggttatattggctgtccacgaaagacacacttaggctatagagcccattgtgataccatatatgtgttttaccttctttccgctgataatttcatttatcagctcctcaatttcagaggctgagtgcacctattcatgcatataccatgcactacaccagctcatcacaactattaattaaattaacttttgttgtgacggcggcaATCGAACCCTCTACTCTAGgaataccgcgaacggaattggttacgccttaaccaactgagctaaaaGGGCAAAGCtgaggttagtgcggctgaatatTCCTGAAGGTCTAAGGAACCTGTAccgaaaaagtttttgaaatcggagctgttttACCATTTTTCCCCATTTGATGGcgttttccggcttatttactgtCTTAGAATATGagaatacatttatatatttctttctaTAATAATTTGGCCCGTTTCTTTCcattttgttgttataaacGATCTTTTTTACTGGTTttgattgtatttataattttgcatACATTATTAACATacattattactttaaaaatgtgATAGTGTCCATTTTTTGGATGATATTCGGCCCTATAATGTATACGGAATAATCGACGTCTATACAAACACATTGACACACAGCTGAACGTATacatgtatgtgtatgtgtacAGTGTACAAGCATTGTATACACATGATGCTGTAATATAGAGTAGTGCGGTGCTTGGTGGGGAGGTTGGAAATATACATCTAGCACAAGGCAGACACATTCAACGGACTGCGGACTATGTCTGTCTTTTAGTCGTGGCAGAACCGCCCATGGTGGCATTTCTTCCAGAGTTACATTCAGCATTCATATACAGACTACAGACTGTGTAGTACCTACATAcagtacataaacaaaaatttattattcaaatcattttaaaacatcaaaatttatttttctgttttactgtatttataatttaataaaaaaagtgttgtgatataaaaaaatttacatgagAGTTAAagacttttattataaattaaatgtgtgaactgatattatttttttaaacaaaaaattctgaGACTGATTTCAAATTTGGtgcaacatttaaaaaacaatgtcgATTGCAACATGTTACGCCAGCTACGATTTATCATCTTTACATCAGCCATCATCAACATTAAATCAACAGCCAAATTCAACACCACAATCAACAGCCATATCATCTAGAATAGCTCAACATAAGGATTATTCACGACCATTACATGTGGATTGTAGTGTTGAATACGAATTACCAAGTCAGGCTAAACCACCTCCAGGTGGTCGTAATGAGCCATTATTAATGATACATCCATGTTATTTCCGTAAAATGGAATCACAACGACGTAGtccatttattaataatttacctGGTCGAACGACAAACACAACAAGTAGTTCTTCAACCAGGAAGTCATTAGCATCATCATCAACTTCATCAACAAATACCACAGCTTTAACTAGATCAACAAATTCAACAAATAGTCTTACACAACAGCAACAACAGTGTATTCAAAGGAAtgtacaacaaaataatttaattcaacaacAAATTAGGCATCAACAACAGttacaacaaaataatcaacaaattcGACAGCAAACTCAGTCAACATCGAATACAATTCGACAGTCAAATACTCAAGCAACAAATCAACAGAATGGTATGCCATCAACAATACGACAGCAACCACCAAATCAACAAATTCAACCTTCGAGTACAATTCGACAGCAAACTcaacagagtaatcaacaacAAATTCAgtcaaataatagtttaatacAACAAACACATAGAAATATAATGCAACAGCAACAGCAAGCCGTCGCTGCGGTTGCAGCAGCAGCCGCCGCACGTAATCAACAACAAAATAGTCAACAATATTCtacaaataattatcaacaacaaattgtaaataattcatcaacaaatagGCAACAACAAATTCAACAAAATCAAACA from Chrysoperla carnea chromosome 2, inChrCarn1.1, whole genome shotgun sequence includes these protein-coding regions:
- the LOC123292118 gene encoding nuclear transcription factor Y subunit beta-like, which gives rise to MSIATCYASYDLSSLHQPSSTLNQQPNSTPQSTAISSRIAQHKDYSRPLHVDCSVEYELPSQAKPPPGGRNEPLLMIHPCYFRKMESQRRSPFINNLPGRTTNTTSSSSTRKSLASSSTSSTNTTALTRSTNSTNSLTQQQQQCIQRNVQQNNLIQQQIRHQQQLQQNNQQIRQQTQSTSNTIRQSNTQATNQQNGMPSTIRQQPPNQQIQPSSTIRQQTQQSNQQQIQSNNSLIQQTHRNIMQQQQQAVAAVAAAAAARNQQQNSQQYSTNNYQQQIVNNSSTNRQQQIQQNQTPHQWTTDQQLNQQHYHYNTKQMSNTGTAVGSCNKLEQNLNCGSTLGVYNTNSTINDGGLWSTTNQSPLVGERFPGTDQHHQQQVTLVNNNSHNQILDNNKTNNNNVITGKYRQYLRTHRLHPYMSMAASAFPQLAQMQQISCYNV